In Parasegetibacter sp. NRK P23, the genomic stretch CGTACATTGTGGTACGGCCTTTCTTCTTACACTTCTACTCTTTACATATCGGTTCAAAACGGAAAAACGGGTGAAGCCGTTACTGATTTTTTTTACGGCTCGCACCTCATGTTCCGCGTTAACCGCTATTCACGTCAAAACCTTATCCGATGTTCAAACAATTGGCCAGTGATTCGGAACGCGCATTGGCGCAGATATGGAACACTTATGGCGATGACCTGCATAAGAGGATCATCCTGATCGTTGGCCGGGAAGAATGGGCCAGGGAAGTATTGTCCGATGTTTTAACCGCTTTGTGGAACAACAGGCGGGAGGTCGCGCGCATGGAGCATCCCGTAGGCTGGCTGCACACCATCGCAAGGAATAAAGCAATTGATAAACTCAAAAAAGAATGGAAATTCAAGAGAACCATTACGCTGGAAGATGCTTTCCAACCTTCCGATGGGGTGCACCCCGATGACATGATGAACTACCTCGAATTGAAAAGAAACATGCTGAAAGCCATCGCCTCCCTGCCCGCACAAGAGAAAAAGACGTTTAAACTATGGTTCGAAACCGATCTTACCCGGAAGGAAATCGCCGAACGCCTTAACCTTTCCGAGAACACCATTAAAAAGCACTTATCCCTTGCCAGAAAAGCCGTACGGAAATTTCTCGAACAGATCAGGTCGCTGTTCACGTAACAGCAGCCTATCGCTTAAAAATTCGCCCGATGATCCATGAACAGGACTATGTAAAGTCCCTCCTGAAAAAACATTTTGAAAGAACAATTGCTCCAACTGAGTTATTGCTTCTGCAAGACGCATTCCTCCTGTACGAGGAGGCGGAAATGAAAAGTATGATCGATGAAATGATTGTTGCCATGCTGCCCGGAACAGCGCCTCCGCAGGTGAACTGGGAGGCGTTCGTGGCGGAAGAGATGAAACGGCTGAAGCAGAAAGCCTCCGGTTAACATTACCCATTCTTCTCCAGCCTGCTCAACGTTTCCCGTGATAAACCAAGATAGTGCGCAATCATCGTCTTGGATACGCGCTGGAACAACTGCGGATACTGGTGCAGCAGCAGTTCATACTTCTCCTTGGCCGAATTGCGCATCATGGAAAGCACTCTTTTCTGTAATGCCACATAGCCACCAAATGCCTTGCGCGCATGAAACCGGTACATTTCCGGAACAAGCGCACACATCGCTTCTTTATCGGCCATGCTCAACTCCAGCACCATACAGTGTTCCAGCGCCTGCACATCCATTTCGCCCTTGCCCTGCATGGCATACGCGGGATAATCGGATACCCACCAGCCTTCCATCGCGAATTGTAAGATGTGTTCCTTTCCTGAATCATCGTAAAGCGATGCTTTCAACAGTCCTTCCACCACTACGAATTCCGAGGTCACCCGCTGCCCGTTGCGCACCAGGTATTCCTTCCGCTTCAATGCCTTCGGTTTAAAGAACGGCAATACGTTTTCAAACGCTTCATCGCTGAGCGGAACGATCTCCGAAATATGGCGGCGCAAAAAAGAAGCATATTCCATGCAGTAAATGTACAACAGGAATATGCTTCTTTATGGTATGTTCTCGTGCACTAGCGGGTAGTTTCTTCCAGGGCTTTCTTCATGGCTTCGCCCACACCTTTGGCCGATTGCGGGTTCTGGCCCGTGATCAACCTGCCGTCAACGGTAACATGGGGTTGCCACGGCGCAGACTTCTCATAGATACCGCCACGCTCCTTCAGTTTGTCTTCCATCAGGAAAGGCACCACGTCTGTGAGTTTTACCAGTTCTTCCTCCTCATTGGTGAAGCCGTTCACTTTCTTTCCGCTCACGAGGTACTCACCATTCGAAAGCCTGATGTTCACGATACCCGCTGGACCATGGCATACCGCGCCCACCAAACCATTGTTCTCGTAAACCTGGGCCGCGATGTTGGCGATGGCTTCGTTGGAAGGAAGGTCCCATACCGCCCCGTGCCCACCGGCATAAAATATGGCCGCGTAATCTTCAGGATTTATTTTATCCGGCGTTAGGGTATTGGTGATTTTTTCATGGTATACACGGTCTTCCCAGAACTTTTTGTTCACGGGATCTGAAAGATCAAAGCCGTCCACAGGGGGATTTCCACCTTCGGGACTCACAAAATCAATTTCGTAACCGGCTTCATGCAATACCTCCCATGGATGCGACACTTCGCCGAGATAGTAGCCGGTTTTCTCCCCTGTATTTCCTTTGGTGCCGTGGCTGGTTACCACGAAGAGAATTTTCTTTTTCATTTCTATATTATTTGCTGATGAATGTTTTTCTGATGTCTCGTTACAACTTGTAAAAAACGATGCCAGCACTGCGAATGCTGCAATGGTAGCTGCTGTTTTCATGATGCAATGGATGGGATTAAGATTTGTTCCACGGAAGGGACGGGCATTTGTTGGGAAAGGTGCGCAAAATAGTCCCGGTGGTAACCACTGATGCGTTCGGGTGTGGCATTTTTTTCCAGGTCGTGGAAATGAAAACTTCCGAGGGCATCCATGCCGGTGAAGGCGTTCATGCGGTGGAAGCCGAACATCACGCCTTCGTCAACAGTTTTCTGGTGAAAGAATTCTCCGGGAAGTGTGAAAGCCGTTTCGGGCGCGTTCCAGGTGGTGGTAAGCATGTAAACGCGTCCGTGCAGGGAGCCGCCCGTACCGTAGTTGATGGCGGGATTTTCCTTTTTGCGGCCATCGCTGTAATACAATCCGTTGCGGTGACCGGCCGTGAAAACAGTATCGATGTATTCTTTCAGTTTGTGGGGCAGTCCGAACCACCAAACGGGTGTATGGTAGATGATAACATCGGCCCAAACGAATTTCTCTACTTCTTCCATCAGTTCATAAGGCTGGTTGATATCAGTGATTTTGAGCTGAAAGCCGTTTTCAGGGGTAAAATAGGTCTTGTCCCATTCTACCAGGGTATGGTTGAACCTGCCGCCCGAATGGGCGAAGGCCTGACCGCCGTTGAGTATGAATATATTTTTCATATTCTATTTTTTTATGCAAAGTTGCGCGGCAGGAAGGGACCGCACCTGTGATGCAGGTCACAAATCCACAGGGCATTCCATAGGAACTGTTAAAACAACTGCACGCCGCCTTCCGGGTTTCAACCCGCCAGAGAACCTTCGTACCTTTGTAGCCGCAATTATTTTCATGCACAGGAAAGATTTCATCCGGTTTTCAATATCAGGAGGAACAGTTATGACCAGCTTATCAGCATTCAACAAATTCACATCGGAACTGGGGGAACAGGAATACGGGATGCCCGTTCTGTTTATTGGTCACGGGTCGCCAATGAATGGTATTGAAGACAATGATTTCTCCCGCCAATGGACAAACGCGGTAAAAGATATGCCCACGCCCGCCGCGGTGTTGGTGGTTTCTGCGCACTGGTTCACCAACGGTACTAAAGTAACGGCCATGGATGCACCGCCCACGATCCACGACTTCGGTGGCTTCCCCAAAGCATTGTTCGATGTACAATACCCGGCGCCGGGTTCTCCCATACTCGCGAAAGAAACCGCGGAGTTGCTGAAACCCGTTACGGCTGTGGAACTGAACCACGACTGGGGCCTGGACCATGGTACCTGGACCGTAATCCGCCATATGTATCCCGACGCGAAGATACCCGTGCTGCAACTCAGCATCGACTATACCAAAGGGCCGCAGTACCATTACGACCTCGCGAAAGAATTGTATGCCCTCCGTAAAAAAGGCGTGCTCATCGTAGGCAGCGGCAACATGGTGCACAACCTCCGCATGGTGGCATGGGATAAAATGGATGTTCCCGGCTTCGGCTTCGACTGGGCACTGGAACTGAACGAAGATTTCAAAAAATTCATCGCCGAAGGCGATCACAAAGCGCTGATTCAATACGAAAAACTGGGTCGCAAGGCACAACTCGCCATTCCTACGCCCGAACATTATCTTCCGCTGATGTACACGTTGGGGCTGAAGGGCTCAAAAGATGCCGTTTCTTTTTTCAACGACAAAGCAGTGGCGGGTTCTCTGACCATGACTTCAGTAAGATTGGGCTGATTTCCGGCAGGCGGCTACCTTTGGTTTATGAAAGCAGGAACCGTTCTTGAAAGTACAGCGTTGCTCAACGGAGATTTTTTTGAAGGCGCCACATTGGTCATTGTTGAATACAATGAAAACGGCGCCATGGGCTTCGTTATAAATAAGCTTTTCCCCCGCAAACTCAACGAGTTAGCAGAATTCAGCCAAACCGTTCCCTTTGATTTGTATGATGGCGGTCCGGTGGACCGTGAACACCTGTATTTCCTGCATACGAGGCCCGATCTTATTGAAGGGGGGAAAAGGGTATTTCAACGGATGTACCTGGGTGGAGACTTCAAATCAGTGGTGGAATGCCTCGATATGGATGTTATTGAAGACTCGGAAATCCGCTTGTTTATCGGTTACTGCGGTTGGGACGCGGGTGAGTTGGAAGCGGAAATCGCCGAAGGAAGCTGGCGCGTACTGCCGAAAAATAGTTTTTAGCCAATCCTGAACGGGAAAAATCCGGCAAACGGTTGCGTGTTCGTATTCCCAACACATTCCCTAATTTGCCCGCATAGCTATTTTACTCATTTACAGCAAGTGTGTGTTTTGTTTTGAATGCCTCCCGAAAAGGAGGCATTTATCATTCTAAGAGGTTGAAAATCAGACTAAAAAGGAAATTTTTAACAAATTGTTGCAGGCAAACGCTTTAGTAACTATCTTGCGGCCATAAAAAAAGAAAGTCAACTGTAGAAACAGTCGACCTCTAACGATTGCTTGCCATATGAAAAAGTTCGAGTAATCTTGTTTTTTTAGTTCTCTTAGGCCTCTAACACTTGCTTTGTCACTTCTACGATTGCTTGCCTATGAACTATCTTTCTGAACTGGAACAAAGATACCACGACTACCTGCGCGGGAAAAATCAAATTTTAGACGTTTTTATCATGCCCAAAACAGGGAGATGTTCACAAAACCCTTATTGGTATTGATTTTGAGGAAATATAACTTATGAGTTCCAACCGGTTTACAGACGCATTATTTCAATTGGTTCTTTCGCTGGAAAAGTCGGAAAAAAGGCATTTCAAGCTCTATATAAAAAGAAGTTCGGCCAAAGAAGACCTTCGCATCATCCAATTGTTCGACGCATTGGATAAAATGACCGAATACGATGAGCGCCCGCTGCTGAAAAAACTGGCCCCCATCACCAAATCGCAGCTCGCCAACCTTAAAACACACTTATACAAGCAGTTACTGTCGAGTTTGCGCATCCTGAAAACGGCCGACAGCATCGACCTCCAACTGAGTGAGCACCTCGATCACGCCCGTGTACTGTACAACAAGGGCCTGAAGCAACAGGCGTTGAAAATCCTCGAAAAAGCCAAGGAACTGGCCAAAGCCAACCACAAATACAATTACCTCGCCCAGGTGATTTCGCTCGAAAAGAAAATTGAAACCCTGCACATCACCAGGAGCGAGCAGGAAAAAACGGAAAAACTGGCCGAAGAAGCCCTCGATATCTCGAACCACATCAACAGTGTGGTGCGCCTTTCCAACCTCGCGCTCCTGTTGTACAGGTGGTACATCAAGAATGGCCATGCACGGAATGAGGAAGATGAAAAAGATATCCGGAAGTTCTTTAAGGAGAACCTTCCGCCGGATGCACACCTTGTGACCGATTTCTACGAGAAACTCTACCTCTACCAAAGTTATTGCTGGTACGCGTTCGTGCGCCAGGACTTCTTAATGTACTACCGTTACAGCCGTAAATGGATCGATCTGTATATTGAACAGCCCTCCATGAAAATGGTGGAAACGGGCCACTATATTAAAGGAATGCACAACCTGCTGAACGCGCATTTCGACCTGAGGAACTTCTCGGAATTTGAAAAAACACTGCGGGAATTCAAAGCTTTCGAGCATGAATACGAAGACCGCCTGCACGATAACTTCAGGATCCACACCTTCATCTACATCAGCAGTGCACGCATCAACCAGCACCTCATGCAGGGCACCTTCGCCGAAGGACTCAAGATCATGCCGGAGATCGCTGAAAAGATGAACGAATACGCATTGTATGTGGATACCCACCGCCTGCTCGTATTCAACTACAAAATGGCCACCATGCACTTCGGGGCCGGAAATTACAGTACGTCCATCGACTACCTGCAAAAGATCATGCAGGGACAGGGCGACCTGCGCATCGACCTGCAATGTTACGCCCGCCTGCTGCACCTGATGGCGCATTACGAATTACAGAACTACGATATTATAGAATCACTCACCAAATCGGTGTACCGGTTCATGGCGAAAATGAACAACCTCACCGTAGTGGAAGAAGAAATGTTCCGCTTCCTGCGGCACAACTTCAACGTATCGCCACGGAAACTGAAGCCGGAACTGGAGAAATTCCTTCATAACATCAAGCACCTCGAGAAGAACCGCTTCGAAACCAGGGCTTTCGCTTACCTCGATGTTATTTCTTGGGTGGAAAGTAAGGTATATGAAAAGCCGATGAGCGAAATTATTCATGGGAAATACCTGGAAAGCAAACGGAGTAAGAAGTAAGCGGGAAATTAAGCGCATTTATGCTGCCCGGAATTTTAGGTAGAATAGTTGGCAATTGGATTTCAGTACCGGAGTATTGCCTTCACTTTTTCCCAGGTTTCATCGGTTAAAACAGGCTTGTAGCCTGCAACATCACCTTTGCTGTGCGCAATAATATATTCCGCCCTTTCTTTCAGGTCCGGATGCGTGCTCATCCAGGTTAAGTATTTTGTCGCTTCCGGCTCGCCGTCTGCAAGTTTATACAGGAAATCGGCAAGAGGCCGTGGATCAACATTGGCTTGCTCTAAATAATCTACCGCTGTAATATCCGCCTCCTTTTCCAGGCTTCTGTCGAAGGCGGAAGAAGAAAGAATTTTCGCGGCTTTCCTGGTGACCTCTCCGTTACCGGTGGTCGCGGACAATAACACAGAAAGTCCCATCTCTTTTACCAGCTTCTTCATTACATGGTTCAGTTGGATATGAGCAATTTCATGGCACACAACACCGGCTAATTCCTCCTGATTTTCAGCATTTAAAATCAACCCGCTGTAGATGATTAAGTGTGCGTTTGGCAAAGCGAAAGCATTGATCTCATCTTTTTCAAGAATATGAACTTTCAACTTATCTCTGCTGATCCCGTTCGCGTTGCAGATATGCGTTATGATGCTGTCAACAGCGTTAACAACAGGAGCATCAGTAATTTCTTTGTCCTGCTGTTTGAAAATCTTCCAAAAAAAATCGCCAAGTTTCTGCTCAGTTTTATCAGAAACCTGCTGCACTTTAAAGATGCCCACCCAGTTTATTTGTGACAGGGAAAACCAAGCGGCGAAAAAAAGGGAAACGGTTACTATACCTTGAAGAAGGGGCTTTTTCATAATTTCTGTTTGCAAAGCATATTCGTCAGCGTGCCGTAGAACCACCATTCAATATGGATTCCCTTTCTGGTTTGAATAGCGGTGTAAATGGTTGCGACGAATTCTGCCAGGTTGAATGCCAACACCACGATTACATAAGCAATGTATCGATTGGTTACGACCTCGTCTCCGATAATGATTGATATCGTCCACCAAAATCCGAAACTGTTGATAAAAAGCATGGACAATTGAGACAACAAGGCCTGTGTACAATGCCATCGGACAAAATAAGTTGACTTTCTATTGCCCACATAAAATATCAGCGTGGCGATCAGGTTGATGATTGGCAGGGGAAGTCCGACCACTATAGCGATTAAGGACATCAAATAACTGCCTGAAGCCCTCTCCGCCTCGTGTTCGCCGGGTTCATAACTGAATTTTTTCGTTTGTATCATAGTCCTTTAGTAATGTTCCAGATCCAGTTGATAACTATAAGCATGATCAGCGGAATGGCATACTTTGGCTTTCTCAGGCCGGCTTCAATTCTCTTGTAAAAATTAAATAATGAACTACTTCTCCTGGCAAGATCAACAGCTATCCAAACCGGCGCGATAAGCATGATCAGCGCGATTACATAACCCAGCGGATTCAGCAGGAAAGCATCGCCATACCTTCCGTTTAATAATGAAACCACGGATCTTGTTGCGCCACAGGAAGGGCAGGGTATATCCGTTGCGTGCTTAAGCAGGCAAACTTCAGCTGTTTTATTCCCGGCCAGACCTGGAATAAAGGCGTAATAGAGCCAGATATACCCTGCTGAACAGGCTATAAAGAGGATCAGGTATAGCTTGTTCCTGTTCATATCATTAATACAGGAATTGCTGAATTTTTTGCATATTCTTTTCTCTGGTCGCGGATTGAATCAGAAACCAGTCAACAATCGCCCAGATTCCAAAACCTCCGCAAGTAAGGAGTTTACCTACTCCAAGCCCGGTATCCCCTATCATAAAACGGTCTATCCCAAAGCTGCCGGCTAAAATTGAAACGATAAGCGTTGTGGTAGGGTCACTAAATTGTGTAGTGGCCAACATCGGCCACTTCGCATCATCAAGCGTAAGCAATTTTTCCCTGATCATGTGCATGTGGTGGCTTTCAAAGAACTTTCCATTTGACATCAGAAACATGTCAACTTTTTGTGCATCCATTTTTTCTACGGTTTTTACATTATCCTACTCGTCAGGCTTTTCGGGTTACGCCCCATGTATTTTGCAGGAGCATGGCCTCCTTTTGGGCATCAAAATACTCATACTTTTGATTTGCCGGTAAAAAGATGGTATGTATTTGTATTTTACGCGCCGGTGAAGATTCATATACACGGTTTTCCCATCAGTATTCCAGCACCACTTCCAGTTCGCAGCCCGCTCCCGGAGCGGAGCGGAGGTCCATCTTCCCATTGTACAAACTGATGCGGTTCCGGATATTGGACAGCCCGATGCCCGTGGTTGGAGTGTCGGATTTCAGCCCTTTACCATTATCGCGCACCCCAAGTTTTATTTTGTTCCCGGGCTGTTGGATGATGGCGATCTCTATTTTGTTGCCGTCCGCGTGTTTCAGGATGTTGTTCACCTGCTCCTGGATGATCCTGAAAAGCGTCAGCTTCACTTCTTCGGGCACTTCTTCCGTTTTAAAGTTGGAATAATCTACATAGACCCGGTATTTGCCGGAGGCTGAAATATGTTCGGCGATTTCGTTCACCGCGGTCACGAGCGAGTGCTCGCTGAAAGTGGCCGGCGCGAGCTGGTGCGACAGTGTCCTTATTTCCCGTATGGCCAGTTTTATATTTTCATGGCTCTTTTGCAGGAAATCATGCTGGGCTTCCCCCTTCAGCAACATGTCCAGGTAGATCTGACAAACGGCGAGTATCTGGATGATGTTGTCGTGCAGTTCCCGCCCGAAGTGGTAACGTTCCTTTTCCTGGGTGCGGATAATGGTTTGCAGTATCTCCTTCTGCCTTTCGGCTTCTTCCTGTAACCGGAGCGCTTCTTCCTCTTTCTCCCGGGTAATGTCCTGCATGGCACCCACCATCCTGACGGGTGTGCCGTGCGCGTCGTACACGATGTAGGCGCGATCGAACACGTAGGCGTAGGAGCCATCGGCTTTCAGGTAACGGTATTCCGCTTTCCAGGTATTGTCATCGCCCGGATCACTGAGTTTTTCTTCCACGCTCATCGCTATCCGCTCCATGTCTTCGGGATGGATCAGTTTTTTCCAGGAGGAAACCGGTTGTGAGCCAGCGTTATACGGGTAGCCGAAAAGCCGGTAGTAGCTGATGTTGTAGTAAATTTCATTAGAAACCAGGTCCCAGTCCCAGATGGCGTCGGAGGTGGCTTTGCTCACGTAACTGTACCGGTCGTTGCTGATTTTAAGGTCCTCAATGTATTTCTTCCTTTCGAAACTGTAAGAGATGCTTTTTTCCAGCATGGAGCCGTTGATCTCCCCTTTCACGAGATAATCCTGGACCCCGAGCCCCAATGTATCGATCCCGAAATTTTTGTTGGCGAAGCCTGTGAGCACGATCACGGGGATGTTTTCCGCGAAACCGATCATCTCTTTAATGGATTCCATGCCGCTGCTGTCGGGCAGGGAAAGGTCCAGCAGGATAAGGTCCACCGCCACTTTTTTCACCAGCAGCCGGGCTTCCGCAAGCGTAACGGCCTGTACGATATTGAAATGCGGATGGTACTCGCGCAGGTATTCCCTGACCAGGAAAAAATCACCTGGATTGTCTTCAACAACAAGGATATGCAGGTTATCAGGCAGCATTGTGGCAACAATTAGTGGGTGGGTAATTTTACCAGTGATATCCAGAAATGCTCGATCGATCCTATAACGTCCATGAATTTGTTGAAATCTACGGGTTTGGTGATGTAACAATTGGCGTAGGATGCATAAGCGCTCTGAATATCATTCCTGGAAGATGATGTTGTGAGCATAACCACGGGAATTGTTTTCAGCGATTCGGATTGTTTGATGTAACTGAGTACTTCCAGTCCATCAATGCGGGGCAGGTTAATATCGAGGAGTATAATGTCGGGCGTGATGGCATCAGCATAACCTTCTTTCTTATCCAGGTAAAAGATGGCTTGTTCTCCATCGCGCACCACGTTCACGGAATTTTTAATCCGTCCCTCTTTCAGGGCTTCCAGCGTGAGTATCACATCACCTTCATTGTCTTCTACCAGTAAAATCTTTATTTCATCCGTTTGCATGGAAAAAGGTTTATTTTCTGATACTGAAATAGAATTTACTTCCTGAAGGCGTATTGGGTTCCACCCATATTCTTCCGCCATGTTTCTCCACGATCTTCCTCGTGATGGCCAGTCCTATGCCTGTACCTTCGTATTCACTACTGTTGTGCAGCCGTTGAAAGATAATAAATATTTTTTCCGCGAAGCGGGGATCAATGCCAATTCCATTGTCTTCCACGCAAAATATCCATTCCCCGTTTAATTCTTTGCTATTTATCAAAATTTTCGGTAGTGCCTCAGCGTGGTATTTGAGTGCGTTGCCCACCAGGTTCTGCACCACCTGTTTCATTTGTGTGGGATTACCTTTTATGATGGGGAGCCGGCCCGAACGGACATCCGCGTCAAGTTCGCGGATAGTATTGGTGAACCAGGTTTTCACCTCGCTGAACACCTGGTTCATGTCAACCAACGTATGTTCTTCACTGTTGGTTCCTACTCTTGAATAGGCCAGCAGGTCGAGGATGAGCTTTTTCATTCTTTCGGCGCCATCCACCGCGAAATGAATGTATTGGTGCGCCGTATCATCAAGCTGATTGTTGTATTTTTTTTGCAGCAGTTGGAGAAAACTGCTCACCATACGGAGGGGTTCCTGAAGATCGTGGGAAGCTACGTAAGCGAAGCGTTCCAGTTCAGCGTTGGATGCCGCGAGTTCCTTTGCCCTCTTTTCAAGAGTAGCGTTCAGGTGGTGGTAAAGTTGTTCCGATTTTTTCTTCTCCGTAATATCCTTGGCTACGCCGAATATGAGTCCTTCCTCCTCGAGCGAGGTAGAGGTCCAGGCAAACCAACGGTAACTGCCGTCTTTCGCACGGAACCGGTTCTCGAAATAGCTGGACTGAAGTCCGCCCGCCAGTTCATCCACCAGAACTTCTGTTGACTTGAGGTCATCGGGGTGGATCAGGTCATAATACGATACCGATAATACTTCTTCCATGGTATACCCCAGCATTCGGGGGAAGGAGGCGTTGAGTATCTTGAAATAACCATCTGTGCCGGCTATAGAAAAAACATCGGGAGAAAGTTCGAAGAACCTGTTAAGCCGGTCTTCAGCATCTTTTCTCCTGATCTCATTGCCGGTATGAAAGAGAACAGATGCGGGAATATTAGCACCGGCCTTACCGTCCTGTTTCTGAAAAAACACCAGCACAGCGGTGGTTGCGCCCATATTCACAATGGGAATGGCTTCCGCGGCTACAAAACCATTTGCCCGGGCGAAGGATTTTCTTTGGAACAGCTCATCGCGTTGAAGATCTGAGATATAAATTGCCTGCTGTTCGGCCCAACATGCGCCGGGAAGGCCCTTGCCCTTCGCGAATGAAAGCATCGCTCCATCCTCTATGCAGTGTGCACTAGCCTTACGCAACAGCGCCGTACCATCAATATTGCTGATCCATATTTCCGCGGCATCCCGCTTGTATTCCTTGCAAAGCAGGTACAACAAGTCCTCCAGCGCCTCAGACAGCAGGTGTTTACTGGTGAAGATCGAAGAGATGCCCAACGCAATCTCCTGCTCATAAACGCGCTCCACCTCCTGTGTAACGTCCCTGGTATTGATTAGCGCTCCGAAAATACCGCCGTCTTTTTCAAAAGCCGGCCTTGATAAAATGGAAAACGTCTTTCTTACCCCGCCTGGCGTATGGGCTGTTACCTGGTAGCTCACGGGTTCGCCACGGAATACGCGCGCATAAACTTCACGTATAAAAGGCAACCGGTCAGGTTTGGTGAACTGAAACATGGAGGAACCAACGAGCACATCTTTGGAGAATATTTCCTTTATCCTTTCTGTTCCGGCCTTGTTGATGGCCACAATGTTGAAGGCTTGATCTATAAGTATAAATCCTTCGTCTGTATTATCCAATAAGAGATCATACAGTTTCGCTTTGTCATGAGAATAAGGTGCGTTTTCCAGCAGCATTCGCAGAAGGTTGGTTGACGAGGACTATATTCAAGTTAGGAAAAAATACTGAAACGGCGGGCATCACGCTTAATATTTTCATAACACGGCCATGTATAAATAACGGGGCAAATTCGTGTCTTTTAACCGGAAATATTTCCGGAAAAAGAACATATACAATGGTGCAGGGGATAGATGAGCTTTTATGGGATGCCGTTCAGCAGAGCGATCACCGTTCGTACGAGATTCTTTTCGTGAAATATTTTCCGGAGCTGCGCGATCACGCGCACCATTACTGCGGGCACTACGAAGAAGCGGAAGAGATCGCTTCAGATGTACTACACCAGTTGTGGTTGAAAAGAAACACATTGGAACTGCATACCGGTTTGAAAGGCTACCTGCTCACTGCCGCGCGCAACGCGTCTTTCAACATCCTGCGGAAAAAGATCGGTCTGGCGGAGGAACTCACGGAGATGGCCGCTGCAAAAGAGCATTCTTCGATGGGCATTCCGGAATCGCGCCTCCTTGTGAAAGACATGGAAGAAGCGCTGCGGCTGGCCATGGAAAAGC encodes the following:
- a CDS encoding PAS domain-containing protein; its protein translation is MLPDNLHILVVEDNPGDFFLVREYLREYHPHFNIVQAVTLAEARLLVKKVAVDLILLDLSLPDSSGMESIKEMIGFAENIPVIVLTGFANKNFGIDTLGLGVQDYLVKGEINGSMLEKSISYSFERKKYIEDLKISNDRYSYVSKATSDAIWDWDLVSNEIYYNISYYRLFGYPYNAGSQPVSSWKKLIHPEDMERIAMSVEEKLSDPGDDNTWKAEYRYLKADGSYAYVFDRAYIVYDAHGTPVRMVGAMQDITREKEEEALRLQEEAERQKEILQTIIRTQEKERYHFGRELHDNIIQILAVCQIYLDMLLKGEAQHDFLQKSHENIKLAIREIRTLSHQLAPATFSEHSLVTAVNEIAEHISASGKYRVYVDYSNFKTEEVPEEVKLTLFRIIQEQVNNILKHADGNKIEIAIIQQPGNKIKLGVRDNGKGLKSDTPTTGIGLSNIRNRISLYNGKMDLRSAPGAGCELEVVLEY
- a CDS encoding response regulator, translated to MQTDEIKILLVEDNEGDVILTLEALKEGRIKNSVNVVRDGEQAIFYLDKKEGYADAITPDIILLDINLPRIDGLEVLSYIKQSESLKTIPVVMLTTSSSRNDIQSAYASYANCYITKPVDFNKFMDVIGSIEHFWISLVKLPTH
- a CDS encoding PAS domain S-box protein; the protein is MLLENAPYSHDKAKLYDLLLDNTDEGFILIDQAFNIVAINKAGTERIKEIFSKDVLVGSSMFQFTKPDRLPFIREVYARVFRGEPVSYQVTAHTPGGVRKTFSILSRPAFEKDGGIFGALINTRDVTQEVERVYEQEIALGISSIFTSKHLLSEALEDLLYLLCKEYKRDAAEIWISNIDGTALLRKASAHCIEDGAMLSFAKGKGLPGACWAEQQAIYISDLQRDELFQRKSFARANGFVAAEAIPIVNMGATTAVLVFFQKQDGKAGANIPASVLFHTGNEIRRKDAEDRLNRFFELSPDVFSIAGTDGYFKILNASFPRMLGYTMEEVLSVSYYDLIHPDDLKSTEVLVDELAGGLQSSYFENRFRAKDGSYRWFAWTSTSLEEEGLIFGVAKDITEKKKSEQLYHHLNATLEKRAKELAASNAELERFAYVASHDLQEPLRMVSSFLQLLQKKYNNQLDDTAHQYIHFAVDGAERMKKLILDLLAYSRVGTNSEEHTLVDMNQVFSEVKTWFTNTIRELDADVRSGRLPIIKGNPTQMKQVVQNLVGNALKYHAEALPKILINSKELNGEWIFCVEDNGIGIDPRFAEKIFIIFQRLHNSSEYEGTGIGLAITRKIVEKHGGRIWVEPNTPSGSKFYFSIRK
- a CDS encoding RNA polymerase sigma factor: MVQGIDELLWDAVQQSDHRSYEILFVKYFPELRDHAHHYCGHYEEAEEIASDVLHQLWLKRNTLELHTGLKGYLLTAARNASFNILRKKIGLAEELTEMAAAKEHSSMGIPESRLLVKDMEEALRLAMEKLPVRQREIFRLNRLQDYSVPEIAIMLGITEGTVQVQLHKAVKKMKSLFYTSRYPSRKNLFV